Proteins found in one Lysinibacillus fusiformis genomic segment:
- a CDS encoding ABC transporter substrate-binding protein translates to MKKWKSIWLMMIIALVAILGACNAKDKTESAAQGEKVEPSEAATEVTIENNDTTQTYKEAPTKAISLNQHVTEIMLALGLEDSMVGTAYLDDKIYEPLQEAYDKVPVLSDQYPTKEQVIDAEADFLYAGWKSGFGEKGVGTPEELEELGIHTYLHTASNMTKPTLEDIFTDIRNIAKIFRIEDRGEALIEQMTKDVEAVQAKLPKDSEKLRVLVFDSGEKDVFTAGQNFMNELVTIAGGQNIFGDVESGWTTVSKEDAVDRNPEVVVVIDYGETTAEQKIQFLKNDPALKEMEAVKNEHFVILPLSAASEGVRAAEAIEILAKGFYPENF, encoded by the coding sequence ATGAAGAAATGGAAAAGTATATGGCTGATGATGATCATTGCCTTGGTCGCTATTTTAGGGGCTTGTAATGCAAAGGACAAAACTGAATCAGCAGCACAAGGTGAAAAGGTTGAGCCATCTGAGGCAGCAACAGAAGTAACCATTGAAAATAATGACACAACCCAAACATATAAGGAAGCACCTACGAAAGCGATTAGCTTAAATCAGCATGTGACAGAAATCATGCTGGCGCTTGGCTTAGAGGATTCTATGGTTGGGACGGCTTACTTAGATGATAAAATCTATGAGCCACTCCAAGAGGCATACGATAAAGTCCCTGTGCTTTCAGATCAATACCCTACGAAGGAGCAAGTGATTGATGCCGAGGCGGATTTCCTATATGCAGGCTGGAAAAGTGGTTTTGGTGAAAAGGGCGTTGGCACACCAGAGGAGCTTGAAGAATTAGGCATTCATACGTATTTACATACGGCTTCTAACATGACAAAACCAACATTAGAAGATATTTTCACTGATATTCGCAATATCGCGAAGATTTTCCGTATCGAGGATCGTGGCGAAGCTTTAATTGAGCAAATGACAAAAGATGTAGAGGCAGTACAAGCTAAATTACCAAAAGATAGCGAAAAATTACGTGTTCTTGTGTTTGATAGCGGTGAAAAGGATGTATTTACAGCTGGTCAAAACTTTATGAATGAGCTAGTGACAATCGCGGGTGGTCAAAATATCTTTGGTGATGTGGAATCAGGCTGGACAACTGTGTCGAAGGAAGATGCAGTAGATCGTAATCCAGAGGTTGTTGTCGTGATTGATTACGGTGAAACAACGGCAGAACAAAAGATCCAATTCTTAAAAAATGATCCAGCATTAAAGGAGATGGAAGCTGTCAAGAATGAGCACTTTGTCATCCTGCCACTTTCAGCAGCGTCTGAAGGGGTTCGTGCGGCAGAGGCCATTGAAATTTTAGCGAAGGGCTTCTATCCTGAAAACTTTTAA
- a CDS encoding precorrin-3B methylase, whose protein sequence is MNAFQKNVPDQTFETLNRDGEFTRLAVSPGIINKHYTPAQFQKIAEIAGEKGAIKYSASYSILVSIPTSDATEAVQALQEAGLYVAPSGSIIAMKACDFCDGEKMEAAPITEQLYHAIAGITVPARVRVNINGCASACYNAVYDDIGLVYQQESFDVYLGAVPMGAKAQAGTLFAKRVGVEHIEDFLLYMIGLYKEHARPNEPFYKFYRRTKSAEYWELVKNSIK, encoded by the coding sequence ATGAACGCATTTCAAAAAAACGTACCAGATCAAACATTTGAAACACTAAACCGTGATGGTGAATTTACCCGTCTAGCAGTTAGCCCTGGCATTATCAATAAGCATTATACGCCAGCGCAATTTCAAAAAATAGCCGAAATTGCTGGCGAAAAGGGGGCGATTAAGTATTCCGCCTCCTATAGTATTCTCGTATCCATTCCAACGAGCGATGCGACAGAAGCTGTGCAAGCCTTACAGGAAGCGGGTCTTTATGTTGCGCCCTCTGGCTCCATTATTGCCATGAAGGCTTGCGATTTTTGTGATGGTGAGAAAATGGAGGCAGCTCCGATAACCGAACAGCTCTATCACGCCATAGCGGGGATAACGGTACCTGCAAGAGTACGTGTCAATATCAATGGCTGTGCATCTGCCTGCTACAATGCAGTCTATGATGATATTGGGCTCGTGTATCAGCAGGAAAGCTTTGATGTCTATTTAGGTGCTGTGCCGATGGGGGCAAAGGCACAGGCTGGCACATTATTCGCTAAAAGGGTAGGTGTCGAGCACATTGAAGATTTTTTACTGTACATGATAGGCCTTTATAAAGAGCATGCTCGCCCGAATGAACCCTTTTATAAATTTTATCGCAGAACAAAGTCCGCAGAATATTGGGAACTAGTAAAAAATTCTATTAAATAG
- a CDS encoding S9 family peptidase — protein MTSKQGIQPEDLYHLKSVADPQLSPDGTEVVYVETRMDEKKNDYISNLFYINLKDKTPQQWTFGEDRTSSPVWSPDGSQIAFLSTRTGKSQIYVLSKAGGEAKQLTHCKNGATSPVWSPCGKKIAFSVVLGKDETIQDKAEDEKKKDKELKPLEIEKMKHKSDAGGFIDMEQFVHIALVNVESGELEQVTEGKEYFHLGTWSPDGKYLTYLADKAEDLDFSFNVDIYLLDLETKQSRKLTEGCGAYYQTAWSPNSRFLSFVGGEREFENATQAKLWIYDMEQKLLNCVTSEFDAPVGDFVIGDFLQGVASPRVQWMNDNHSFYFQVTDHGNAAIYFGNVDGEIYPAIHDDQYVYGFSLDPQNDQAIVAISTTTNPGDLFYVNLKTGDKEQLTSINEEFLKTKTLAVPESIELEGAEGWKVNGWIMKPVGYEAGKKYPLILEIHGGPHAMYGNTYFNELQILAAQGFAVLYTNPRGSHGYGQKFVDAVRGDYGGNDYADLMAAVDYALEHYDFIDQDRLGVTGGSYGGFMTNWIVGHTNRFKAAVTQRSISNWISFAGVSDIGYYFTDWQIQAGLDDIEKLWHHSPLKYVDNVETPLLILHGEKDYRCPIEQAEQLFIALKYRKKETKFVRFPEANHELSRSGKPTLRINRLEYIRDWFVKYL, from the coding sequence ATGACATCGAAACAAGGGATTCAACCAGAAGATCTTTATCACTTAAAATCAGTAGCAGATCCACAGCTATCACCCGATGGAACTGAGGTAGTTTATGTAGAGACTCGTATGGACGAGAAGAAAAACGACTATATCTCGAATTTATTTTACATAAACTTGAAGGACAAAACGCCACAGCAATGGACATTTGGTGAGGATAGAACAAGTTCCCCTGTTTGGTCACCAGATGGCAGCCAAATTGCGTTTTTGTCAACGAGAACAGGTAAATCGCAAATTTATGTGCTATCGAAAGCAGGTGGTGAGGCAAAACAGCTGACACATTGTAAAAATGGGGCAACATCACCTGTCTGGTCCCCATGTGGCAAGAAAATTGCTTTTTCAGTTGTCCTAGGGAAAGATGAAACCATCCAAGATAAAGCGGAGGATGAGAAGAAAAAGGACAAAGAACTCAAGCCACTAGAAATCGAGAAAATGAAGCACAAATCGGATGCTGGTGGATTTATTGATATGGAGCAGTTTGTTCATATTGCCCTTGTCAATGTGGAATCAGGAGAGCTAGAGCAAGTGACGGAGGGAAAAGAGTACTTCCATCTGGGTACATGGTCGCCAGATGGCAAATACCTTACGTACTTAGCCGATAAAGCGGAGGATTTGGATTTCTCATTTAATGTGGATATCTATTTATTGGATTTAGAAACTAAACAGAGCCGCAAGCTAACAGAAGGCTGTGGTGCATATTACCAAACGGCTTGGTCTCCGAATAGCCGATTCCTTTCTTTTGTAGGTGGAGAACGTGAATTTGAAAATGCCACACAAGCGAAGCTATGGATATATGACATGGAGCAAAAACTGCTAAACTGTGTAACAAGTGAATTCGATGCGCCTGTTGGTGATTTTGTCATCGGTGATTTCCTGCAAGGTGTAGCGTCACCACGCGTGCAATGGATGAATGATAATCATAGCTTCTACTTCCAAGTCACAGATCACGGCAATGCGGCGATTTATTTCGGAAATGTAGATGGCGAAATTTACCCAGCTATTCATGATGATCAATATGTCTATGGCTTTTCACTTGATCCGCAAAACGATCAGGCTATTGTAGCGATTAGCACAACGACAAACCCAGGCGATTTGTTTTATGTAAACCTAAAAACAGGTGACAAAGAACAGTTGACGTCAATTAATGAAGAATTTTTAAAGACCAAAACATTAGCTGTTCCCGAAAGTATTGAATTGGAAGGCGCTGAAGGCTGGAAGGTCAATGGCTGGATCATGAAGCCAGTTGGCTATGAAGCAGGGAAGAAGTATCCTCTTATTCTTGAAATCCATGGTGGTCCACATGCGATGTATGGCAACACCTACTTTAATGAATTGCAAATCCTTGCTGCACAAGGCTTTGCAGTGCTTTATACTAATCCGCGTGGTAGTCATGGCTATGGCCAAAAATTTGTGGATGCAGTACGTGGCGATTATGGTGGCAATGATTATGCAGACTTAATGGCAGCGGTAGACTACGCTTTGGAGCACTATGATTTTATTGACCAAGACCGTCTTGGTGTAACAGGTGGAAGCTATGGTGGTTTTATGACCAACTGGATTGTGGGCCATACAAATCGCTTTAAAGCGGCTGTGACGCAGCGCTCCATTTCAAACTGGATTAGCTTTGCGGGTGTCAGTGATATCGGCTATTATTTTACAGACTGGCAAATTCAAGCGGGACTCGATGATATAGAGAAGCTATGGCATCATTCACCGCTGAAATATGTAGACAATGTGGAGACACCATTATTGATTTTACATGGTGAAAAAGACTATCGTTGTCCAATTGAGCAGGCAGAACAATTATTTATTGCCTTAAAGTATCGGAAAAAAGAAACAAAATTCGTTCGTTTCCCTGAG